The Methanobacterium sp. nucleotide sequence CAAAGACTACAGCAGATCAGCATTGGTTTGAGTTCAAACGACAACTACAATATAAGTCTGATTGGTATGATAAACATTTTAGAGTTGTTGATGAAAAATACACTTCTAAAACTTGCAGTAACTGTGGATATGTTACAGAAGTTTTGGATTTGAATATTCGCAGATGGATATGCCCCAAATGCAATATAGAACATGATAGGGACATAAACGCTGCACGCAATATTCTAACCGTGGGAACCACGGGGCTTGCCTTTGGTAAAATCAACAATCAGTTGGTGGATTAGGAATCCATTGACCTCTTCAGGTCATGGTAGTTCAAGCATATACAAGGAATCCTATGTACTTTGGGGCAACAATCATGATTTTTGGATGGTTTCTGGTTTTCCCATTCACCTTTCTTTTAATCAGCGCCTTTTTATTCTCAATTTTGTTCTATATTACGGCAAAATCGGAGGAAAAACAACTATCAAGGAAATTTGGAAAAGAATACCTCAAATATAAGCGAGAAGTTCCTCTATTTGTGCCATATCCAAAATTTAGATAGTTAAATTTTCCTATTTGAATTTTATTGATTTTCGATATATAACAATCGT carries:
- a CDS encoding zinc ribbon domain-containing protein; amino-acid sequence: KTTADQHWFEFKRQLQYKSDWYDKHFRVVDEKYTSKTCSNCGYVTEVLDLNIRRWICPKCNIEHDRDINAARNILTVGTTGLAFGKINNQLVD
- a CDS encoding methyltransferase; this encodes MVVQAYTRNPMYFGATIMIFGWFLVFPFTFLLISAFLFSILFYITAKSEEKQLSRKFGKEYLKYKREVPLFVPYPKFR